Proteins co-encoded in one Conger conger chromosome 4, fConCon1.1, whole genome shotgun sequence genomic window:
- the LOC133126699 gene encoding uncharacterized protein LOC133126699 translates to MVWTRAGGARRTRVTRSAPEGLREENGVTSDQVFHCADAELSWRLLSVGMWPNGSEKQPALLKSGRRCPVLPLVFVHTQEKPSSFEGNGHRSLEGEKSLPSRAALLVDHAATRIAGSLVSQDGSIQCLFLPASVRPQQPVGQGVLGNPKCRQIGVYGGAAGVLFPAEEERRAACAPSVGLLRRYWSALLPGNDRKEGEDTEEDDDDDGFTDEELGLNDRGHGRYSNQNVTEQQCEAEPGSEGEEDVDRVPHAVVETCLLTSLKWLEQQPEATPRQLQLLRELHTLAVRKRERPVRAPVNRRAMYAGGNPHRTRRKQGELSGGVLGTAPSAAPEPNLVEHLIKVEVDDKNLAFGTFLCPDPIGAVTLSEEHVTQGSELEDFNCVKSISDRLKCEPAEIQSVII, encoded by the exons atggtatgg ACGCGCGCCGGTGGAGCCCGCCGGACCCGAGTGACCCGCAGCGCTCCGGAGGGGCTTAGGGAAGAGAACGGTGTGACGTCGGACCAGGTGTTTCACTGCGCCGATGCGGAGCTGAGCTGGCGCCTGCTGTCGGTGGGAATGTGGCCAAACGGCTCCGAGAAGCAGCCCGCGCTTCTGAAATCCGGCCGGCGATGTCCGGTGTTGCCCCTGGTGTTCGTCCACACGCAGGAGAAGCCCAGCTCCTTCGAGGGGAACGGTCAT AGATCACTTGAGGGGGAAAAGTCGCTGCCTTCGCGAGCCGCCCTGCTTGTGGACCACGCCGCCACTCGTATCGCCGGCAGCCTCGTGTCACAGGACGGGTCCATTCAGTGCCTGTTCCTGCCGGCCAGCGTCCGCCCTCAGCAGCCCGTGGGGCAGGGGGTTCTGGGAAATCCGAAGTGCCG GCAGATCGGGGTCTATGGAGGCGCAGCGGGAGTTCTGTTCCCGGCTGAAGAGGAGCGGCGCGCTGCATGTGCGCCCAGCGTGGGCCTCCTGAGGCGCTACTGGAGCGCGCTGCTGCCCGGCAACGACCGCAAGGAGGGCGAGGACACGGAGGAAGACGATGACGACGACGGGTTCACCGATGAAGAGCTGGGCCTGAACGATAGAGGTCATGGGAGATACTCCAACCAAAATGTGACTGAGCAG CAGTGTGAGGCCGAGCCGGGCAGCGAAGGGGAGGAGGACGTTGACAGGGTGCCCCACGCGGTGGTGGAGACCTGCCTCCTGACCAGCCTGAAGTGGCTGGAGCAGCAGCCCGAGGCCACGCCCAGGCAGCTGCAGCTGCTCCGGGAGCTCCACACGCTGGCCGTCAGGAAGAGA GAGAGGCCGGTCCGTGCCCCTGTGAACAGGAGAGCCATGTATGCTGGTGGAAATCCGCACCGGACCAGACGGAAGCAGGGAGAACTCAGTGGAGGGGTGTTGGGCACAGCACCGAGTGCGGCACCCGAACCCAACCTGGTTGAACACCTTATTAAGGTGGAGGTGGATGACAAGAACCTGGCGTTTGGGACCTTTCTGTGTCCGGACCCGATCGGAGCGGTGACTCTGTCTGAGGAACACGTGACACAGGGCAGCGAGCTGGAGGATTTTAACTGTGTCAAGAGCATAAGCGATAGACTGAAATGTGAACCCGCGGAAATTCAGTCAGTGATCATATGA
- the si:ch211-191a24.4 gene encoding MARVEL domain-containing protein 3, translated as MSQPSRPHRGRDRNGENREHNREPRDRRDPHNGRPPSDRASTQPPYYPRRSSTPPPKHHRDPPREEPQESKCSYICSRSGIVLICAVLTNALVLICVVAAQMVMSGMSAMGGLAAGGFNINSAFTPFEGTELQQVRELDMQYSQMRAPGIYGGVAFSLTNGVVSLLFVVSGNRPAHRLSPKLLPAQFLFTLLGSVGYVVAVGLYLHFVISVNATDVCKRRERLYARNGQNWMNCDVGGADAAVALFGLITAILYAIACWLTGKAIRGVRRYNRERARHEARRNAEGSPHRGAQPQRAPLRSNDIAI; from the exons ATGAGCCAGCCGTCTAGACCTCACAGGGGACGAGACAGGAACGGCGAAAACAGAGAACACAACCGGGAACCCAGGGACCGAAGGGACCCACACAATGGACGGCCTCCTAGTGACAG AGCCTCCACCCAGCCTCCCTACTACCCCCGGAGGAGCTCCACGCCCCCTCCCAAACACCACCGGGACCCCCCACGAGAGGAGCCGCAGGAGTCCAAATGCAGTTACATCTGCTCCAGGAGTG GCATCGTGCTGATCTGCGCAGTCCTGACCAACGCCCTGGTGCTGATCTGCGTGGTGGCTGCGCAGATGGTGATGTCGGGCATGTCGGCGATGGGCGGCCTGGCGGCCGGGGGCTTCAACATCAACTCGGCGTTCACCCCGTTCGAGGGCACCGAGCTGCAGCAGGTGCGTGAGCTGGACATGCAGTACAGCCAGATGAGGGCGCCGGGCATCTACGGCGGCGTGGCCTTCAGCCTGACCAACGGCGTGGTGTCGCTGCTGTTCGTGGTGTCGGGGAACAGGCCGGCGCACCGCCTCTCGCCCAAGCTCCTGCCGGCCCAGTTCCTGTTCACGCTGCTGGGCTCGGTGGGCTACGTGGTGGCGGTGGGGCTCTACCTGCACTTCGTCATCTCGGTCAACGCCACGGACGTGTGCAAGAGGCGGGAGCGTCTGTACGCGCGCAACGGGCAGAACTGGATGAACTGCGACGTGGGCGGGGCGGACGCGGCCGTGGCCCTGTTCGGCCTCATCACCGCCATCCTGTACGCCATCGCCTGCTGGCTGACCGGCAAGGCCATCCGCGGCGTGCGCCGCTACAACCGCGAGCGGGCGCGGCACGAGGCCCGGAGGAACGCGGAGGGCAGCCCCCACCGGGGCGCGCAGCCCCAGAGGGCCCCGCTCAGGTCCAACGACATCGCCATCTGA